A window of the Streptomyces sp. NBC_00454 genome harbors these coding sequences:
- a CDS encoding ATP-binding protein: MGRGKLRIYLGSAPGVGKTYAMLSEGHRRVERGSDCVVGFVEHHGRPRTEVMLHGLEQVERKELSYRGAAFTEMDVDAVLARKPALALVDELAHTNVPGSRNAKRWQDVEELLRAGIDVVTTVNIQHLESLGDVVESITGVRQRETVPDEVVRRADQIELVDMSPQALRRRMAHGNIYKSDKVDAALSNYFRPGNLTALRELALLWVADRADEYLQQYRGEHNIRSTWQARERIVVGLTGGPEGRTLIRRASRVAAKGSGSEILAVYIARSDGLTAASPKELAIQRTLVEDLGGTFHHVIGDNVPDALLEFARGVNATQIVLGSSRRHPWQYIFGAGVGATVARDSGPDLDVHIVTHEEVAKGRGLPVVRSAARLGRPRIVAGWVAGVVLPLLLAALLTHIDSDPGLANEMLLFLALTVASALLGGLYPALASAALGSLLLNYYFAPPIHRFTVSDPKNIVAIAVFFGVAGSVASVVDAAARRTHQAARLRAESEILSFLAGSVLRGETTLDALLERVRETFAMESVALLERESDVEPWQPASSVGPSPVTRPEDADVDMPIGDHMALALSGRVLPAEDRRVLGAFAAQAAVVLDRQRLVGEAEEARRMAEGNRIRTALLAAVSHDLRTPLASIKASVSSLRSDDVEWSEEDRAELLQGIEEGADRLDHLVGNLLDMSRLQTGTVTPLIREIDLDEVVPMALGGVPEDSVLLDIPETLPMVAVDPGLLERTVANVVENAVKYSPAGEQVLVAASFLGDRVEVRVVDRGPGVPDEAKDRIFAPFQRHGDAPRGAGVGLGLAVARGFAEAMGGTLAAEDTPGGGLTMVLTLKAAAGRRPQIHVSVDGEGRSAPQEPGGPEADRAPGPVDFDLDPIRQKAGPQ; this comes from the coding sequence ATGGGACGCGGCAAGCTAAGGATCTATCTCGGCTCGGCACCCGGTGTGGGCAAGACGTACGCCATGCTCTCCGAGGGCCACCGCCGGGTGGAGCGCGGCTCCGACTGCGTCGTCGGCTTCGTTGAGCACCACGGGCGGCCGCGCACGGAAGTGATGCTGCACGGCCTGGAACAGGTGGAGCGCAAGGAGCTGTCCTACCGGGGCGCCGCCTTCACCGAGATGGACGTGGACGCGGTCCTCGCGCGCAAACCGGCCCTGGCCCTGGTGGACGAGCTGGCGCACACCAATGTGCCCGGTTCGCGCAATGCCAAGCGGTGGCAGGACGTGGAGGAGCTGCTGCGGGCCGGGATCGACGTGGTCACGACGGTGAACATCCAGCACCTGGAGTCCCTGGGCGACGTGGTCGAGTCGATCACGGGGGTGCGCCAGCGCGAGACCGTCCCGGACGAGGTGGTGCGCCGGGCCGACCAGATCGAGCTGGTCGACATGTCCCCGCAGGCCCTGCGCCGCCGCATGGCCCACGGCAACATCTACAAGTCCGACAAGGTCGACGCGGCCCTGTCCAACTACTTCCGGCCCGGCAACCTGACCGCCCTGCGCGAGCTCGCGCTGCTCTGGGTCGCGGACCGGGCCGACGAGTACCTCCAGCAGTACCGGGGCGAGCACAACATCCGCTCCACCTGGCAGGCGCGCGAGCGGATCGTGGTCGGCCTGACCGGCGGCCCCGAGGGCCGGACCCTGATCCGGCGCGCCTCCCGGGTGGCGGCGAAGGGATCCGGCAGCGAGATCCTGGCCGTCTACATCGCACGCAGCGACGGGCTGACCGCCGCCTCGCCCAAGGAGCTCGCGATCCAGCGGACGCTGGTCGAGGACCTCGGCGGAACGTTTCACCATGTGATCGGCGACAACGTCCCCGACGCCCTCCTCGAATTCGCCCGCGGGGTCAACGCCACCCAGATCGTGCTCGGCTCCAGCCGGCGCCACCCCTGGCAGTACATCTTCGGCGCCGGTGTCGGCGCCACCGTGGCCCGCGACTCCGGGCCCGACCTCGACGTGCACATCGTCACCCACGAGGAGGTCGCCAAGGGCCGCGGCCTGCCCGTGGTCCGCTCGGCGGCCCGGCTCGGACGGCCCAGGATCGTGGCCGGCTGGGTGGCGGGGGTGGTGCTGCCGCTGCTGCTCGCGGCGCTGCTCACGCACATCGACAGCGACCCCGGTCTCGCCAACGAGATGCTGCTCTTCCTGGCCCTGACCGTGGCCTCCGCGCTGCTGGGCGGGCTCTACCCGGCGCTGGCCTCCGCGGCTCTCGGCTCCCTGCTGCTGAACTACTACTTCGCCCCGCCCATCCACCGGTTCACCGTCTCGGACCCCAAGAACATCGTCGCCATCGCGGTCTTCTTCGGCGTGGCCGGCTCCGTGGCCTCCGTCGTGGACGCGGCGGCCCGCCGGACCCACCAGGCCGCCCGGCTGCGCGCCGAGTCCGAGATCCTCTCCTTCCTGGCGGGCAGCGTGCTGCGCGGCGAGACCACCCTGGACGCACTGCTGGAGCGGGTGCGCGAGACCTTCGCCATGGAGTCGGTGGCCCTGCTGGAGCGCGAGAGCGACGTCGAACCCTGGCAGCCGGCCAGCAGCGTCGGCCCGAGCCCGGTCACCCGGCCCGAGGACGCCGATGTCGACATGCCGATCGGCGACCACATGGCGCTGGCCCTGTCCGGCCGGGTGCTGCCCGCCGAGGACCGCCGGGTGCTCGGCGCCTTCGCCGCCCAGGCCGCCGTCGTACTCGATCGCCAGCGCCTGGTCGGGGAGGCCGAGGAGGCCCGCCGGATGGCGGAGGGCAACCGGATCCGGACCGCGCTGCTCGCCGCCGTCAGCCATGACCTGCGTACCCCGCTGGCCTCCATCAAGGCCTCCGTCAGCTCCCTGCGCTCCGACGACGTGGAATGGTCCGAGGAGGACCGGGCGGAGCTCCTCCAGGGCATCGAGGAGGGCGCCGACCGCCTCGACCACCTGGTGGGGAACCTCCTGGACATGTCGAGGCTCCAGACCGGCACCGTCACCCCGCTGATCCGCGAGATCGACCTCGACGAGGTGGTCCCGATGGCGCTGGGCGGCGTACCCGAGGACAGCGTCCTGCTGGACATCCCGGAGACCCTGCCGATGGTGGCGGTGGACCCCGGGCTGCTGGAGCGGACCGTGGCCAACGTGGTCGAGAACGCGGTCAAGTACAGCCCGGCCGGGGAGCAGGTGCTGGTGGCGGCCAGCTTCCTGGGCGACCGGGTCGAGGTACGGGTCGTCGACCGCGGGCCGGGCGTGCCCGACGAGGCCAAGGACCGGATCTTCGCCCCCTTCCAGCGGCACGGGGACGCCCCGCGCGGAGCCGGGGTCGGGCTCGGCCTGGCGGTCGCACGCGGCTTCGCCGAGGCCATGGGCGGCACCCTGGCCGCCGAGGACACCCCCGGCGGCGGGCTGACCATGGTCCTCACCCTGAAGGCAGCGGCCGGGAGACGGCCGCAGATCCACGTCAGCGTGGACGGCGAGGGGCGCAGCGCGCCGCAGGAGCCCGGGGGACCGGAGGCGGACCGCGCGCCCGGCCCCGTAGATTTCGATCTTGATCCGATACGACAGAAGGCAGGACCTCAATGA